One genomic window of Micropterus dolomieu isolate WLL.071019.BEF.003 ecotype Adirondacks linkage group LG14, ASM2129224v1, whole genome shotgun sequence includes the following:
- the sfxn2 gene encoding sideroflexin-2, which translates to MALSSFDIDAPRWDQSTFMGRLKHFFNITDCRTALLPDSHLDEAKALVDSCRAGSVPPGTTEEQLHYAKKLYDSAFHPDTGDRMNLIGRMSFQVPGGMAITGFMLQFYRTVPAVVFWQWVNQSFNALVNYTNRNAASPITPKQIGVAYVTATSTALATAVGLNLYTKKAPPLVARWVPFAAVAAANCVNIPMMRQQEILNGIAVTDENGNKLGHSTKAAVKGITQVVISRITMAAPGMIILPIIMQRMEKYKFMQRITFLHGPLQVMMVGVFLIFMVPAACSLFPQRCSMAVSKLEPELRDSIVSQYGDSVQRVYFNKGL; encoded by the exons ATGGCTTTGAGCTCATTCGACATCGACGCACCACGGTGGGATCAGTCTACGTTTATGGGCCGACTGAAACACTTCTTCAACATCACAGACTGTCGAACGGCGCTCTTACCTGACTCGCACTTGGACGAGGCCAAAGCTTTAGTGGATAGCTGCAG GGCAGGATCCGTCCCTCCTGGCACCACAGAGGAGCAGCTTCACTATGCTAAGAAGCTGTACGACTCTGCCTTCCACCCAGACACAGGAGACCGCATGAACCTTATCGGCCGTATGTCCTTCCAGGTCCCTGGAGGCATGGCCATCACCGGCTTCATGCTGCAGTTCTACAG GACAGTTCCTGCTGTGGTGTTCTGGCAGTGGGTCAATCAGTCCTTCAACGCTCTGGTCAATTACACAAACCGTAACGCTGCCTCCCCCATCACGCCCAA gCAGATTGGAGTCGCCTATGTTACAGCAACCAGCACAGCATTAGCAACAGCAGTCGGACTCAACCTCTACACAAAG AAAGCTCCTCCGCTCGTGGCTCGCTGGGTCCCTTTTGCAGCGGTGGCGGCAGCCAACTGTGTTAACATTCCTATGATGAGGCAACA GGAAATTCTGAATGGCATTGCTGTGACAGATGAAAATGGCAATAAGCTGGGCCACTCTACG AAAGCGGCTGTAAAAGGCATCACTCAGGTGGTCATCTCTCGGATCACCATGGCCGCACCAGGAATGA TCATCCTCCCCATCATCATGCAGAGGATGGAAAAATACAAGTTCAtgcag AGAATCACGTTTCTCCATGGACCACTTCAAGTGATGATGGTGGGAGTGTT tttgatcTTCATGGTTCCTGCAGCCTGCTCGCTGTTCCCTCAGCGATG CTCCATGGCTGTGTCGAAGCTGGAGCCCGAGCTGAGAGACTCCATCGTGTCGCAATATGGAGACTCAGTACAACGCGTCTACTTCAACAAAGGCCTCTGA
- the arl3b gene encoding ADP-ribosylation factor-like protein 3 isoform X2 gives MGLLSILRKLKSTPDQEVRILLLGLDNGGKTTLLKQLASEDISHITPTQGFNIKSVQSQGFKLNVWDIGGQRKIRPYWRNYFENTDVLIYVIDSADRKRFEETGQELAELLDEEKLSGVPVLIFANKQDLLTAAPASEIAEGLNLHTIRDRMWQIQSCSALTAEGIQEGMNWVCKSVNSKKK, from the exons ATG GGATTGCTGTCCATCCTGCGTAAGCTAAAGAGCACACCCGACCAGGAGGTTAGGATACTACTTCTGGGGCTGGACAACGGCGGGAAGACCACCTTGCTCAAACAGCTGGCATCTGAGGACATCAGCCACATCACCCCCACACAG GGATTCAACATTAAAAGCGTCCAGTCTCAGGGTTTTAAACTGAATGTTTGGGACATTGGAGGACAGAGGAAGATCAGGCCGTACTGGAGGAACTACTTTGAAAACACAGATGTGCTG ATTTATGTCATCGACAGCGCTGACAGAAAAAGATTTGAGGAAACGGGTCAG gAGCTGGCTGAGTTGTTGGATGAAGAGAAGTTGAGCGGCGTTCCGGTGCTGATCTTTGCTAACAAGCAGGACCTGCTGACAGCTGCGCCGGCCTCCGAGATCGCAGAGGGTCTCAATCTGCACACCATTCGGGACCGCATGTGGCAGATCCAGTCCTGCTCTGCCCTCACTGCTGAGGGGATTCAG GAGGGGATGAATTGGGTCTGCAAGAGCGTGAACTCCAAGAAAAAATAG
- the arl3b gene encoding ADP-ribosylation factor-like protein 3 isoform X1 codes for MKEMHLHGLQGLLSILRKLKSTPDQEVRILLLGLDNGGKTTLLKQLASEDISHITPTQGFNIKSVQSQGFKLNVWDIGGQRKIRPYWRNYFENTDVLIYVIDSADRKRFEETGQELAELLDEEKLSGVPVLIFANKQDLLTAAPASEIAEGLNLHTIRDRMWQIQSCSALTAEGIQEGMNWVCKSVNSKKK; via the exons ATGAAAGAAATGCACTTGCACGGCCTACAA GGATTGCTGTCCATCCTGCGTAAGCTAAAGAGCACACCCGACCAGGAGGTTAGGATACTACTTCTGGGGCTGGACAACGGCGGGAAGACCACCTTGCTCAAACAGCTGGCATCTGAGGACATCAGCCACATCACCCCCACACAG GGATTCAACATTAAAAGCGTCCAGTCTCAGGGTTTTAAACTGAATGTTTGGGACATTGGAGGACAGAGGAAGATCAGGCCGTACTGGAGGAACTACTTTGAAAACACAGATGTGCTG ATTTATGTCATCGACAGCGCTGACAGAAAAAGATTTGAGGAAACGGGTCAG gAGCTGGCTGAGTTGTTGGATGAAGAGAAGTTGAGCGGCGTTCCGGTGCTGATCTTTGCTAACAAGCAGGACCTGCTGACAGCTGCGCCGGCCTCCGAGATCGCAGAGGGTCTCAATCTGCACACCATTCGGGACCGCATGTGGCAGATCCAGTCCTGCTCTGCCCTCACTGCTGAGGGGATTCAG GAGGGGATGAATTGGGTCTGCAAGAGCGTGAACTCCAAGAAAAAATAG
- the trim8b gene encoding E3 ubiquitin-protein ligase TRIM8b — MPAHTMMASDMAETWRNCFEEELICPICLHVFSDPIQLPCKHNFCRGCISEAWAKDSTLARCPECNHAYTQKPSLEKNHKLSNIVEKYNALSVEKATTPALQCILCRRGPPLPAVKVCLRCNAPCCHSHVQTHLQQPCSALGHLLVEAEAVKAWTCLQHDEYRLYHCEAEQTAVCQYCCFARCHPSHGHAVTDVELRRNDIRQSLLRQQERVEERVQEIEEQLCKLDSDKCVVEDRVCELKEEVRLQYQRMHQLLEEDLGRTLEALDRAQARFCQENAAQVLALGEQRHEAQKLLSSIHTAFSKAEELSFMKNTKPVKILTDRSQACVGSSLPPYKVGNLNSKLFLSEISKREKSLKRTLEAPLTPPSTFLQSVPAYPSGQSSGSGAEKRKHSTAFPEGNGNVGKNAAPGFKDSSSSSSSSSSSSLAKQPYLGSGSASGEGQSTNQQPLGPCGPPHISESGGTGSGSGSLTNHHSGSVFGSSHFPPGGSSSSHSSQQAVLPQYGGRKILVCTMDNCYCSGVPSVSGHRSHPPYPRSGSFPWVSTQDYPPPPGLASGGPSMQGLAVRDWIDASQTHRHADFYGLYGQPSTKHYVTS; from the exons ATGCCTGCCCACACCATGATGGCCTCTGACATGGCTGAGACGTGGAGGAACTGTTTTGAGGAGGAGCTCATCTGCCCCATCTGCCTGCACGTGTTCTCAGATCCCATCCAGCTGCCCTGCAAGCACAACTTCTGCCGGGGCTGCATCAGCGAGGCCTGGGCCAAAGACTCGACGTTGGCCCGCTGCCCTGAGTGCAATCATGCTTACACGCAGAAGCCTAGCCTGGAGAAGAACCACAAACTGTCCAACATAGTTGAGAAGTACAACGCCCTGAGTGTGGAGAAGGCGACCACGCCGGCGCTGCAGTGCATCCTATGCCGCCGGGGCCCGCCACTCCCTGCTGTGAAAGTCTGCCTGCGCTGCAACGCCCCGTGCTGCCATTCCCACGTCCAGACGCACCTGCAGCAGCCGTGCTCGGCCCTCGGGCACCTGTTGGTAGAGGCCGAGGCGGTGAAGGCCTGGACCTGCCTGCAGCACGACGAGTACAGGCTGTACCACTGCGAGGCCGAGCAAACAGCCGTGTGTCAGTACTGCTGCTTCGCCCGCTGCCACCCCAGCCACGGCCACGCAGTCACCGACGTGGAGCTGCGACGCAACGACATCAGA CAAAGCCTGTTAAGACAGCAGGAGCGCGTGGAGGAACGAGTGCAAGAGATCGAAGAACAGCTCTGCAAACTGGACTCTGACAAGTGTGTGGTGGAG GACAGAGTGTGTGAGCTGAAAGAGGAGGTGCGTCTGCAGTACCAGCGGATGCACCAGCTCCTGGAGGAGGATCTCGGTCGGACATTGGAGGCTCTGGACCGCGCTCAGGCTCGGTTCTGCCAGGAGAACGCTGCCCAGGTCTTGGCTCTGGGGGAGCAGCGCCACGAGGCCCAGAAGCTGCTGAGCTCCATCCACACGGCCTTCAGTAAGGCAGAGGAGCTGAGTTTCATGAAAAACACCAAGCCAGTTAAAATTCtcacagacag GTCTCAGGCATGTGTGGGCAGCAGTCTCCCTCCTTACAAAGTGGGGAATCTAAACTCTAAACTATTCCTCTCTGAAATCtcaaaaagagagaagagcTTGAAGAGAACGCTGGAAG CTCCCCTCACCCCTCCCTCGACCTTCCTGCAGTCTGTTCCTGCGTATCCCAGCGGTCAGAGCTCTGGCTCTGGAGCAGAGAAACGGAAACATTCCACTGCCTTCCCAGAGGGAAACGGGAACGTCGGAAAAAACGCTGCTCCAGGTTTCAaggactcctcctcctcctcctcctcatcttcttcctcatcaTTAGCCAAACAGCCCTACCTGGGCTCTGGCTCTGCCTCTGGAGAAGGCCAGTCTACCAATCAGCAGCCTCTCGGCCCCTGCGGCCCGCCTCACATCAGCGAGAGCGGCGGGACAGGAAGTGGGAGCGGCTCTCTGACCAATCACCATTCAGGCTCTGTGTTCGGCTCCTCACACTTTCCTCCTGGAGGCAGCAGTTCCTCACACTCCTCCCAGCAGGCCGTGCTGCCACAATATGGCGGCCGTAAGATCCTGGTGTGTACGATGGATAACTGCTACTGCTCCGGAGTGCCCTCAGTGTCGGGCCACCGCAGCCATCCTCCGTACCCACGCTCTGGCTCTTTCCCCTGGGTCAGCACCCAAGACTACCCCCCTCCTCCCGGCCTGGCCTCTGGAGGTCCGTCCATGCAGGGCTTGGCAGTGAGGGACTGGATAGACGCCtcgcagacacacagacatgcagattTTTACGGGCTGTATGGGCAACCATCTACAAAGCACTATGTCACCAGTTAA